One genomic window of Rhizobium sp. Pop5 includes the following:
- a CDS encoding LLM class flavin-dependent oxidoreductase produces the protein MTREIRLNAFDMNCVGHQSPGLWRHPRDKSWTYKDLDYWVHLAKTLERGKFDGLFIADVLGVYDVLNGNVDAALRHSAQVPVNDPLQLIPTMAYATEHLGFGLTASLSFEHPYTFARRISTLDHLTKGRVGWNIVTSYLNSGALNIGQPAQTKHDDRYDLAEEYLEVCYKLWEGSWEDGAVVRDRKTGIFTHPDKVHPIRHAGKHFNVPGIHLSEPSPQRTPVLYQAGASSRGKDFAGAHAECIFVASPSKPVLKRYVANVREVAERVGRNPREILAFNLQTVVLGETDAEAQRKFNEYRKYASFEGALTLISGWTGIDFGQFGPDEVLRHRHTNAVQSAVETFTTIDPTKEWTVREMADWVGVGGFGPVFVGSPQTVADLMQEWIEDTDVDGFNLAYAVTPESFEDAVDLLVPELQKRGVYKKEYAKGTLREKLGGAGPRLAAPHPGAGYRNLFAEPARIAASG, from the coding sequence ATGACCCGCGAAATCAGGCTGAACGCCTTCGATATGAATTGCGTCGGACACCAGTCGCCGGGGCTCTGGCGCCATCCGCGAGACAAATCCTGGACCTACAAGGATCTCGATTATTGGGTGCATCTCGCGAAGACGCTGGAGCGCGGCAAGTTCGACGGGCTGTTCATCGCCGACGTGCTTGGCGTCTACGATGTGCTGAACGGCAATGTCGATGCGGCCCTTCGCCATTCGGCGCAGGTACCGGTCAACGATCCGCTGCAGCTCATCCCGACCATGGCCTACGCGACCGAGCATCTCGGCTTCGGCCTGACGGCATCGCTCTCCTTCGAGCATCCCTACACCTTCGCCCGCCGCATCTCGACGCTCGACCACCTGACCAAGGGCCGCGTCGGCTGGAATATTGTCACCTCCTATCTCAACAGCGGCGCGCTCAATATCGGCCAGCCGGCGCAGACGAAACATGACGATCGCTACGATCTTGCCGAGGAATATCTCGAGGTCTGCTACAAGCTCTGGGAGGGCAGCTGGGAGGACGGCGCGGTCGTGCGCGACCGCAAGACCGGCATCTTTACCCATCCCGACAAGGTTCACCCGATCCGCCATGCCGGCAAACATTTCAACGTGCCCGGCATTCATTTGAGCGAACCCTCCCCCCAGCGCACACCGGTGCTCTACCAGGCTGGCGCCTCCAGCCGCGGCAAGGACTTTGCCGGCGCCCATGCCGAATGCATCTTCGTCGCTTCCCCGTCGAAACCCGTGCTGAAGCGTTATGTCGCCAATGTCCGCGAGGTGGCTGAACGTGTCGGCCGCAATCCGCGCGAAATCCTCGCCTTCAACCTGCAGACCGTGGTCCTCGGCGAGACGGATGCGGAGGCGCAGCGCAAGTTTAACGAATACAGGAAATATGCCTCCTTCGAAGGCGCGCTGACGCTGATCTCCGGCTGGACCGGCATCGATTTCGGCCAGTTCGGCCCGGATGAGGTACTGCGGCACCGCCATACCAATGCCGTGCAATCGGCTGTCGAGACCTTCACGACGATTGATCCGACCAAGGAATGGACGGTGCGCGAAATGGCTGACTGGGTCGGCGTCGGCGGTTTCGGTCCTGTCTTTGTCGGCTCGCCGCAGACGGTCGCCGATCTGATGCAGGAATGGATCGAGGACACCGATGTCGACGGCTTCAACCTCGCCTATGCCGTGACGCCGGAAAGTTTCGAGGATGCCGTCGATCTGCTGGTGCCGGAACTGCAAAAGCGCGGCGTCTACAAGAAAGAATATGCCAAGGGCACGTTGCGTGAAAAGCTCGGGGGCGCGGGACCCAGGCTTGCCGCGCCGCATCCGGGCGCCGG